One part of the Candidatus Effluviviaceae Genus V sp. genome encodes these proteins:
- a CDS encoding radical SAM protein — MRSGAALLIFILLFSLAAVVPSGPVEAQEKGYVEPREAEFWEPVGDGVVRCGLCPRRCVVPPGGRGQCGVRENREGVYYTMTYGNPCAVHVDPIEKKPFYHFLPTTTAFSVAVAGCNLDCLFCQNWHISQFSPEETRNYRLPPEKLVELAARSGARSVAYTYSEPTIFYEYMLD; from the coding sequence GTGAGAAGCGGCGCAGCGCTTCTGATCTTCATTCTACTGTTCTCGCTCGCCGCGGTCGTCCCGAGCGGCCCGGTCGAGGCTCAGGAGAAGGGGTATGTCGAACCCCGCGAGGCCGAGTTCTGGGAGCCGGTGGGCGACGGCGTCGTGCGCTGCGGCCTCTGTCCGAGGCGCTGCGTCGTTCCCCCGGGCGGCCGAGGCCAGTGCGGGGTGCGGGAGAACCGTGAAGGCGTCTACTACACGATGACCTACGGGAACCCGTGCGCGGTTCACGTCGACCCGATCGAGAAAAAGCCCTTCTACCATTTCCTGCCGACGACGACGGCATTCTCGGTCGCCGTGGCCGGATGCAATCTCGACTGCCTCTTCTGCCAGAACTGGCACATATCCCAGTTCAGCCCCGAGGAGACGAGGAACTACAGGCTGCCGCCCGAGAAGCTGGTCGAACTGGCCGCCCGCAGCGGAGCGCGCTCGGTCGCCTACACCTACTCGGAGCCGACGATCTTCTACGAGTATATGCTCGAC